The region GCAGAAAAAGGCGTACAGCACCTGCTCCTGGACCTACCATCCGTAGACCGCGAAATGGACGAAGGCAAGCTGCTGTGCCACCACGCGTTCTGGCAATATCCTAAAAACATCCGCTGCGGCGCCACCATTACCGAGCTGATCTATGTTCCGGACCACATTGCCGATGGTTTATACTTGCTGAACCTGCAGATTGCCAGCCTGCAACTCGACGCCAGCCCGAGTAAGCCTGTACTTTATACTTTGTCGCCAGTTTTTCCGGAGTTGTAGGCTATGGCAAGCAGGAAGCAGACCACCGACACCATTCTGATGATTGAGCCGACCAATTTCTGTTACAATCCGGATGCCGCCGAAACGAATAAATTCCAGAAACAGGCCGAGGGACTAACGCCGGCAGAAGTACAGACCAAGGCGCTGGAGGAGTTCAGGCAGATGGTGCGGCAACTGCAGGAAAACGGTGTGGAGGTAATCGTGGTACGGGATGTGGAGAATTCCTGCACGCCTGATGCCATCTTCCCCAACAACTGGTTCTCGACGCACCAGAACGGCCAGCTGGTGACCTACCCCATGGCTCCCGCAAACCGACGTGGCGAGCGCCGGCAGGATGTGATTGATTTACTCACGCAGAAGTATGGCTACCGCGAGCACGTAAAGCTGGAGTATTTCGAAGACCTGCCCCGGCCAGCATTTCTGGAGGGAACCGGAAGTATGGTCCTCGACAGAGAAAACCGAATCGCTTATGCTGCCTTATCTCCCCGAACAGAAGCCGGGCCGCTGCAAGCGTTTTGCGATACGTTAAAGTATAAACCGGTTACGTTTCGCGCCTACGGACCTACCGGTGAGCTTATCTACCATACCAACGTCATGCTTTGCGTGGGCGATACCTTTGCCGTAGTAGGGATGGATGTGGTAGCTGCCGGGGACAGAGAGCGGCTGCGCCAGCAGTTGGAAGGTACCGGAAAAGAGATCATCGAGCTTACCGCCAGCCAAACCCACCACCATTTTGCCGGCAACATGCTGCAGCTGCGCAACAAGCAGAACCAACGTATACTTGTCATGTCTGAGGCGGCTTATACTTCGCTTTCAGGAAATCAGCTGGCCAGACTCAAAAAGCACAACGACTACCTGCTATACTTCCCGATACACGTAATCGAGCAGTGCGGTGGCGGCAGCGTGCGCTGTATGATCGCGGAAATTTTTAAGCCGGAGCAAGTATAAATGCTACAGTTTAAAATTCGTGCCTTAGCCCCTGATGAGCCCCCACCGATGCAACTGCTTCTGCTTGCCGACCCAAGCGAGGAAATCATATTTTCCTACCTGCATCAGAGCCATACTTTTGTTGCCGAACATGCTACAGAGATAGTGGGCGCCCTGGTATTTCAACTACAAGATAACTCTACTGCTGAGATCATGAATGTTGCCGTTGAAGAAGATTGGCAGGGAAAAGGGATAGGCCGGCAACTTGTAGCATATGCAATAGATTTGGCACGTCAGCAAAGTATAAAGCGGCTCTTTGTTTGCACCGGCAACAGCACACTACCGGCATTAGCGCTTTATAAGCGTTGTGGTTTTACTATTGAAAGTATAGACAAAGGTTATTTCCTGCGAAACTATCCGCAGCCAATCTTTGAGAACGGCCTCCAGTGCACCGACAGGGTAAAATTAAGGCTGGAGTTGTAGCTCCAGCCTAAGGTAGTTAAAGTATAGGTAGTGTGTAATAGGTATTCTCTTTAAAACAGCGCCTCGGCCACCTTCCTGACCGATCCTGATTTGCCCATGGAATAGTAGTGCAGGCAGGGCACGCCGAATTCCATCAGCTCTTTTGATTGCTGAATAGCCCACTCCACACCCACCTGAGCCGCCGCTTTGTTGTCCGGACAGGTCTCGATGGCATCGGCCAGATCACAGGGGATTTCGATGTGAAATAAGCTCGGCAGTAAGCTAAGCTGCGATTTGGTCGTCATCGGCTTCAGGCCCGGGATGATAGGCACATTGATGCCTTCCTCGCGGCAGCGGTTCACGAAGTCGAAGTACTTCTGGTTATCAAAAAACATCTGCGTGACAACGTATTCGGCTCCCAGTTCCACCTTCTTCTTCAGCCAGCGCAGGTCCGATTTTATGTTCGGCGCCTCAAAATGCTTTTCCGGATAGCCCGCCACGCCGATACAGAAACTGGTGCAGCTGTTGCTCACCTGCTCGTCATCGAGGTAGCAGCCATTGTTCATCGCCACCACCTGCTCGATCAGCTCCGTTGCATAATGGTGTCCGCCCGGCTCCGGCACAAAACGCTGCTCGCTCTTCACACAATCGCCACGCAACACCAACACATTATCTATCCCCAGAAAATGAAGATCGATGAGCGCGTTCTCGGTTTCTTCTTTGTTAAAGCCCCCGCAGATCAGATGCGGCACGGTGTCCACTTTGTAGTTGTTCTGAATGGCGGCGCAAATACCTACCGTGCCCGGGCGCTTACGCGTGGTAATTTTCTCCAGCAACCCGTTCTCGCGCTGCTTGTATACATACTCTTCGCGGTGGTAGGTCACATCAATAAACGGCGGCTTAAACTCCATCAACGGGTCGATGTGGCTGAACAAAGTCCGCATGTTCTCGCCTTTCAGCGGAGGAAGTATCTCAAAGGTGAAAAGCGTTTTGCCGTTGGCGTTTTTAAAGTGGTCTGTTACTTTCAAGTTATATTGACGATTAAACTGATAACTATTTTGTTGTTGGTTTTACCGAGTCCACCCCCTCCTTGGCTAAGGCGGGGAGCTTATAAGTAATGCTTCTTTGATCATCCGTTGTTCTAGATTTCCTAATCCGGAACTTGTCCTGCCCGAGGTTATCCGTATCCGCTTCTCCCACCCCTGCGCCCCTCCAAGGAGGGGAATTACTGTACTGCTGTGTAGGTTTATACTTCGAAGCCGCTGTTAATTTTCCTTCCACCAAGATCCTTTCAGGATGACAAAAAGGTAAAGTAATGCTATTAAGATGACAGGAGCGGCAGTAACATCAGGCTCCCTCTCTGCTCTTTCGGATTTGCAATCCGGAAGTATGGTATGATCAGGATTTGTAATCCGATTATACATATTGCCATCTGTTGTGCTGCGGCTAAGAGCAAAGTCGGATTGCAAATCCTCATGTTAGGTGCTTCGGGATTTGTAATCCCGAAGAGCAGCCAGCAGTAAGTACAAGCTCCCCTCCTTCGTTAAGGAGGGGTAGGGGTGGTTCGAAGACTACACCGCCTGCTGTGCTACCGGCTTTGGCTCGTAGTTCAGGTTCGGCGAGAGCCAGCGTTCCAGCTCTTCTTTGGCCATACCTTTGCGCTGCGCAATATCTGCTACCTGGTCTTCGCCAATTTTGCCCAAGCCAAAGTAACGGGATTCCGGATGCGAGAAGTATAAACCGCTCACCGAAGCAGCCGGGTACATAGCCAGGTTCTCGGTCAGTATAACACCTGATGTTCTGTCGGCATCCAGCAGGTTAAAAAGCGTGATCTTTTCAGTATGGTCCGGGCAGCCCGGATAACCTGGTGCAGGACGAATGCCTTTATAGCTTTCCTTGATCAGGTCCTCGTTGGTCAGGCTCTCTTCCGGTGCGTAGCCCCAAAGCTCTCTGCGTACTTTCAGGTGCATCAACTCAGCAAAGGCTTCGGCTAATCTGTCGGCCAGGGCCTTTACCATAATGGACTTATAGTCGTCGTGCTCGGCCTCATACTGCTCCAGCAGTTTCTCGATGCCAAAGCCTGCCGACACCACAAAGCCTCCGATGTAATCCGCTACGCCGGTTTCTTTAGGTGCTATGAAATCCGAAAAAGCCAGGTTCGGCACATTCGCACCTTTCTTACCTTGCTGCCGCAGGGTGTGGAACTCCGTCAGCACATTTCCACGTGAATCGTCAGCGTATACTTCGATGGTATCATCCGCCTCCACGTTGGCCGGATAAAAGCCTACCACCGCGCGCGCTTCCAGCAACTGCTTATCCACGATCTCCTGCAGCATTTGCTGGGCATCGTTAAACAGTTTGGTTGCTTCGGTACCTAACTCCGGATCGTTCAGAATTTTCGGGTACTGGCGCTTAAGCTCCCAGGTATGGAAGAATGGCGTCCAGTCGATGTAGGGCACGATCTCCGAAAGTGGAAAATTGGTGTATGTCTTGTTGCCGATAAAGCTCGGTTTTACTGGCTGCGTTGTGTCCCAGTCAACTTTATACTTGTTGGCGCGGGCTTCTTCTATACTGGCAAAGGCGCGGTCTTTGGTGCGGCCCAAATGGTCTTCTCTCACTTTCTGATACTCCGCCTTAATCTCTGCGATATAGCTATCGCGCTCGCTGCTGAGCAGGCTGCTGACCACGGTTACGCTACGCGAAGCGTCGTGCACGTGCACCACCGGCCCGCTGTACTGCGGCGCAATCTTCACGGCCGTATGCACCCGCGACGTGGTAGCGCCGCCAATCAGGAGCGGAATTTTCATGCCGCGGCGTTCCATTTCCTGCGCCACATACACCATCTCGTCCAGCGAGGGCGTGATCAGGCCGCTCAGGCCAATGATGTCTACTTTATGGGCTTCAGCTTCTGCCAGGATCTTGTCTAGCTGCACCATCACACCCAGATCGATCACCTCGTAGTTGTTACAGGCCAGCACCACGCCCACAATGTTTTTACCGATGTCGTGCACGTCGCCTTTCACGGTCGCCATCAGGATCGTACCTGCGGTTGATTTGGAGGTATCGGACGCCAGCTTTTCCTTTTCCATAAAGGGCAGCAGGTAGGCCACGGACTTTTTCATCACGCGGGCGCTCTTCACCACCTGCGGCAGAAACATCTTACCGGCACCAAACAGGTCCCCCACCACCGACATACCGGCCATCAGCGGCCCTTCGATCACATCCAGCGTTTTTACAGCTTTTTGGCGCGCCTCCTCCGTGTCATCTTCAATGTAATCAACAATACCGCGTACCAGGGCGTGTTTCAGGCGCTCTTCTACCGGAGTTTCGCGCCAGGAAGTATCAGCAGCGGAGGCTGTTTTGCCCTTGCCTTTTATCGTTTCGGCATAGGTCACGAGCTTTTCGGTTGCCTCCGGGTGCCGGTTAAAGATCACATCTTCTATCAGGTCGCGCAGCTCCGTCGGAATTTCGCTGTACACGCCCAGCATGCCGGCGTTCACAATGCCCATGTCCATACCAGCCTGCACGGCATAGTATAAAAACACGGTGTGCATCGCCTCACGTACCAGGTCATTGCCTCTAAAGGAGAAAGACAGGTTGCTCACGCCGCCGCTTACCAGCGCATGTGGGAGGTTGGCCTTGATCCATTTTACTACTTCAATGTAATCGACTGCATAGTTGTTATGCTCTTCGATGCCCGTGGCAATGGCCAGGATGTTCGGGTCGAAAATGATGTCCTGCGGCGGAAAGCCTACTTCGTCTACCAGAATGCGGTAAGAGCGCTCGCAGATTTCTTTCCGGCGCTCCAGCGTATCGGCCTGGCCTTGTTCGTCGAAGGCCATCACCACCACGGCGGCACCGTACTGACGCACCTTGCGGGCCAGTTTCTTAAAGGCTTCTTCACCTTCTTTCAGCGAGATGGAGTTAACGATGGATTTGCCCTGCACACACTTCAGCCCGGCCTCAATCACGCTCCACTTCGAGGAGTCGATCATGATCGGCAGCTTGGCGATGTCGGGTTCGGAGGCGATCAGGTTGAGGAAATTGGTCATGGCCTGCTCCGAGTCGAGCATGCCCTCGTCCATATTTACGTCAATGATCTGCGCACCGCCCTCTACCTGCTGCCGGGCTACGGCCAAAGCTTCTTCAAACTGCCCGTTTACGATCAGGCGGGCAAACATCTTGGAGCCGGTCACGTTGGTGCGCTCGCCGACATTCACAAAAAGGCTTTCAGGAGTGATGGTAAGGGGCTCGAGGCCGCTGTAGCGAGGGAGAGGAGCGACCGGCGTGGGAACGTGCGGTTTATACTTCTGCACTAAGTCTGCAATGACCTTGGTGTGCACGGGCGTCGTGCCGCAACAACCACCAAGTATGTTCACCAGCCCCTCTTTCAGGTATTCCTCTACAATGGCCCCCATTTGCTCGGCTGTTTCGTCGTAGCCGCCAAAGGCGTTCGGCAAACCGGCGTTCGGGTAAGCACTGATGTAACAGTCTGAAATGCGGGAGAGCTCCTGGATGTGGGTCTTCAGCTGACGGGCTCCCAGGGCACAGTTAAAGCCTACGCTCAGGATGGGCGCGTGCGAGATCGAGTGCCAGAAAGCCTCTACGGTTTGCCCGGACAATGTACGACCACTGGCGTCGGTAATGGTGCCGGATATCATGATCGGCAGTTCTTTGCCGCCATCGTTTACGAACTGCTGGATGGCAAAAAGAGCCGCCTTACAGTTCAACGTATCAAACACGGTTTCTACCAGCAGCAGATCAGAGCCACCATCCACCAAACCACGCACCTGCTCATAGTATGCTTCTACTAACTGATCGAAGGTAATGGCGCGGTAGCCAGGGTTGTTCACATCCGGCGAGAGTGAAGCAGTGCGGTTGGTTGGCCCAATGGCGCCCGCCACGAAACGTTTATGCGCAGGATCTTTCGCCTCCACCTCATCTGCTGCCTCACGTGCAACCTTTGCCGACGCATAGTTGAGCTCGTACACCAGGTGCTCCAGGTGGTAATCGGCCATGGCAATGCTGGTAGAGCTGAAGGTGTTGGTCTCGATGATGTCGGCACCGGCCTGCAGGTATTCGGTATGGATGGCTCGGATGATGTCCGGCCGCGTGATGGAAAGCAGGTCGTTGTTGCCCTTCAGATCGGAGGGATGGGCTTTAAAGCGTTCGCCGCGGAAGTCGGCTTCCGTGAGCTGGTAACGCTGGATCATGGTGCCCATCGCGCCGTCAAGCACAAGCACGCGTTCCCGCAGCAAAGTATAAATCGGATGTGTTTTGGTCATGGCCGGTGTCTTTCTTCTCGTTCGTCATTTACACAACTTATCAAGAAGGACACCTGAAGAGAGACAGGATCAATCTTATCTTCCCTGGCTACTGATGCACCAGGAGGGAGTTAGCACCAAGCTTTATACATGGTTGCTAAGACGTCATCGGGCCCTATCCCTCAGTCTTTCTTGATAAGAATAACAAAGTAAAGGTATATCCGTGGAAAAAGGAAATTAGTTGCCCTTAAATTGTAGCGAAGGGCCCGAAGCAAGCAGGAGAGGGTATAAAAACAGAAAAGGACACTTTCGTGTCCTTTTCCTTCAGGATCTTTTTCGTTTAATCGCAAATCCAATCCCTGCTTATATGTACGCCCGCCATGGTGGTTGGTTACGTATTCCTGAAATACTTCCTAAAAAAAGAGGGACACCTGCCGGGCATCCCTCTTTTTGCTATCAGCTTAGCTTAAATTAAGCTTCTGCTTCTACCTTAGGTACTACAGAAACGTAAGAACGGTTTTTCACGCTCTTTCTGAACTCTACCACGCCGTCAACCAAGGCGAACAAAGTATGGTCTCTGCCAATACCCACGTTTTTGCCTGGGTGGTGCGAAGTACCTCTTTGTCTTACGATGATGTTACCTGCGATAATGTCCTGGCCTCCGTAAATCTTAACACCCAGTCGTTTAGAATGCGATTCGCGGCCGTTATTAGAACTACCAGCTCCTTTTTTGTGTGCCATTTTCTTTTACTATTTAGTTGGGTTAGCCAAGCCAGCCCAAAAGGTTCTACGATTAATTTCCTCTTACTGCTTAACCAATGCTTTCGATAAGAACTTTGGTATAGTTCTGACGATGACCTCTCGACTTCTTATACCCTTTTCTTCTCTTCTTCTTAAAGATAAGCACTTTGTCAGCTCTTACCTCACCCAGGATCTTACCAGTTACTTTGATACCATCCACGAAAGGAGCGCCAACAGTAATAGTACCGTTGTCATCAGTTAGAAGAACATTGGCGAACTCAACGGCGTCACCTTCATTGCCGGAAAGCTTGTTAGCGTAGATGAACTTACCGCTCTCTACTTTGGTCTGTTGACCTGCGATTTCTACAATTGCGTACATCAGCTTCAATGTATGTTTAAAAAGATTTAGTCCGCAAAAGTACGGCTTCGTTTCGATATTTGCAACGGCTTGTATAACAAATTGTTCGCCGCCTATACTTTACCTATACACATATGTGGAAAAGTATGTGCATATCCACATAGGCGTTTTTAATTTTTGTCGATAAATCGCATAAGCGGTTTTGCAACAGCAAGTTAACAAATCACTTTCCTCTGCCGTTTTTCCACAAAGGCCAGCACCTACACTTTAGCTCCATTGGCTATACTTCATTTAGATGTATAAACTGGCGCACTTGATGCACATTTCCTACACCTTGTCTACACAGCTGCAGCCTCCAAAAAGCACCCACATTGAATTAAGCCACTAGCAAACAGACTTATTACAATATTTAGCACATTATATATATGTAAATCAAGATGTGGATAACCATGTTAGTTGCAGCTAAAATCGGCCCAGATTCAACTGTAGGGGCATGTGCATAAATTGAACAACTTTCGCCCCGGAAATCGAGTTCATTTCTATATATTTGAAGTCAGGATATTGGTGGATGGCATTCAGACATCTACCCGAACCAAAACTTAAACGGGGTGTTTTCTAAGCTAATCAGCTTACCCCTTCAACCAATAAAACGCTTATTTTAAAAGATTATGGAGCCAATACTGCAAGAAAACCCAAACCGCTTTGTACTGTTCCCGATACAGCATGATGAGGTATGGCAGATGTATAAAAAGGCAGAAGCCAGTTTCTGGACAGCCGAGGAAATTGATCTGGGCCAGGACCTGAAGGACTGGGAGAACCTGAACGATGGCGAGCGCCACTTCATCAGCCATGTGCTGGCCTTCTTCGCTGCTTCAGACGGCATCGTGAACGAGAACTTGGCTGTGAACTTCATGAACGAGGTGCAGATCCCGGAGGCGCGCTGCTTCTATGGCTTTCAGATCATGATGGAGAACATTCACGCCGAAACTTATTCGCTCCTTATAGATACCTATGTAAAGAAGCAGTCGGAGAAAGACTTCCTGTTCAACGCCCTGGAGACCGTGCCTGCCGTGAAAAAGAAAGGCGAGTGGGCGCTACGCTGGATTGAAAGCGAGAACTTTACCGAGCGTCTGATCGCTTTCGCGGCTGTGGAGGGCATTTTCTTCTCAGGTTCCTTCTGCTCTATCTTCTGGATGAAGAAGCGCGGCCTGATGCCAGGCCTTACCTTCTCCAACGAGCTCATCTCCAGAGACGAAGGCCTGCACTGCGATTTCGCCTGCCTGCTGTACCGTATGCTGGTGAACAAACTGCCGGAGGAGCGCGTGCACGAGATTATAAAAGATGCGGTAACCATAGAGCAGGAGTTCGTGACCGACGCGCTGCCTGTGGACCTGATCGGCATGAACGCCAAGCTGATGAGCCAGTACATTGAGTTTGTGGCCGACCGCCTGCTGGGCGAGCTGGGCTATAAGAAGATTTACGGCTCTACTAACCCGTTTGACTTTATGGAGATGATCTCGCTGCAGGGTAAGACAAACTTCTTCGAGAAGCGCGTGGGCGAGTACCAGAAGGCCGGTGTGCTGGGCGATAAGGATAAAAAGATGTTCAGCCTGGACGAAGACTTTTAAGATTAGATTTTCCTTTGTAAGTTCAAGGGCCAGGAGGGAAGCACATCCCTTCCCCCTCCTGGACTTACTCTTATTACCAAGGTACCGGACGGCAGTAGCAGCAACAGAGGCGACCGCAAGCCGCTCCGGGACAACAGCCGGCATCATCGCCGCCCGCAGGGCATCTCACCCCTGCGCTACAGCAAAAGCATTTGGCTTTAAGCATAATCACTTGTACTGCAACGGCTTATACTTATATCTGCGTATGGGCTGATTGTATAGCTATATTAAAGTATACCCGACTGCCGGAATGGCAGCGGCTTATTACATACACCTGTTTATTTCATTAACCACCCGGGCCCTTGACACCCGCTAATTGTATACGCTATGTTAGTAGTTAAACGAGACGGCCGACGCGAGTCCGTCAAATTCGACAAGATTACCGCACGCATCGAGAAGTTGTGCTATGGTTTGCACATGGACTATGTGTCGCCGATTGAGGTGGCCAAAAAGGTGATTGACGGTATTTACGATGGCGTGACCACCGTGGAACTGGACAACCTGGCTGCCGAGACAGCTGCCTCGCTTACCACCAAACACCCGGATTACGCCGTGCTGGCGGCACGGGTGGCCATCTCTAACCTGCACAAGGTTACGA is a window of Pontibacter kalidii DNA encoding:
- the ctlX gene encoding citrulline utilization hydrolase CtlX; its protein translation is MASRKQTTDTILMIEPTNFCYNPDAAETNKFQKQAEGLTPAEVQTKALEEFRQMVRQLQENGVEVIVVRDVENSCTPDAIFPNNWFSTHQNGQLVTYPMAPANRRGERRQDVIDLLTQKYGYREHVKLEYFEDLPRPAFLEGTGSMVLDRENRIAYAALSPRTEAGPLQAFCDTLKYKPVTFRAYGPTGELIYHTNVMLCVGDTFAVVGMDVVAAGDRERLRQQLEGTGKEIIELTASQTHHHFAGNMLQLRNKQNQRILVMSEAAYTSLSGNQLARLKKHNDYLLYFPIHVIEQCGGGSVRCMIAEIFKPEQV
- the metF gene encoding methylenetetrahydrofolate reductase [NAD(P)H]; this encodes MKVTDHFKNANGKTLFTFEILPPLKGENMRTLFSHIDPLMEFKPPFIDVTYHREEYVYKQRENGLLEKITTRKRPGTVGICAAIQNNYKVDTVPHLICGGFNKEETENALIDLHFLGIDNVLVLRGDCVKSEQRFVPEPGGHHYATELIEQVVAMNNGCYLDDEQVSNSCTSFCIGVAGYPEKHFEAPNIKSDLRWLKKKVELGAEYVVTQMFFDNQKYFDFVNRCREEGINVPIIPGLKPMTTKSQLSLLPSLFHIEIPCDLADAIETCPDNKAAAQVGVEWAIQQSKELMEFGVPCLHYYSMGKSGSVRKVAEALF
- the metH gene encoding methionine synthase; the protein is MTKTHPIYTLLRERVLVLDGAMGTMIQRYQLTEADFRGERFKAHPSDLKGNNDLLSITRPDIIRAIHTEYLQAGADIIETNTFSSTSIAMADYHLEHLVYELNYASAKVAREAADEVEAKDPAHKRFVAGAIGPTNRTASLSPDVNNPGYRAITFDQLVEAYYEQVRGLVDGGSDLLLVETVFDTLNCKAALFAIQQFVNDGGKELPIMISGTITDASGRTLSGQTVEAFWHSISHAPILSVGFNCALGARQLKTHIQELSRISDCYISAYPNAGLPNAFGGYDETAEQMGAIVEEYLKEGLVNILGGCCGTTPVHTKVIADLVQKYKPHVPTPVAPLPRYSGLEPLTITPESLFVNVGERTNVTGSKMFARLIVNGQFEEALAVARQQVEGGAQIIDVNMDEGMLDSEQAMTNFLNLIASEPDIAKLPIMIDSSKWSVIEAGLKCVQGKSIVNSISLKEGEEAFKKLARKVRQYGAAVVVMAFDEQGQADTLERRKEICERSYRILVDEVGFPPQDIIFDPNILAIATGIEEHNNYAVDYIEVVKWIKANLPHALVSGGVSNLSFSFRGNDLVREAMHTVFLYYAVQAGMDMGIVNAGMLGVYSEIPTELRDLIEDVIFNRHPEATEKLVTYAETIKGKGKTASAADTSWRETPVEERLKHALVRGIVDYIEDDTEEARQKAVKTLDVIEGPLMAGMSVVGDLFGAGKMFLPQVVKSARVMKKSVAYLLPFMEKEKLASDTSKSTAGTILMATVKGDVHDIGKNIVGVVLACNNYEVIDLGVMVQLDKILAEAEAHKVDIIGLSGLITPSLDEMVYVAQEMERRGMKIPLLIGGATTSRVHTAVKIAPQYSGPVVHVHDASRSVTVVSSLLSSERDSYIAEIKAEYQKVREDHLGRTKDRAFASIEEARANKYKVDWDTTQPVKPSFIGNKTYTNFPLSEIVPYIDWTPFFHTWELKRQYPKILNDPELGTEATKLFNDAQQMLQEIVDKQLLEARAVVGFYPANVEADDTIEVYADDSRGNVLTEFHTLRQQGKKGANVPNLAFSDFIAPKETGVADYIGGFVVSAGFGIEKLLEQYEAEHDDYKSIMVKALADRLAEAFAELMHLKVRRELWGYAPEESLTNEDLIKESYKGIRPAPGYPGCPDHTEKITLFNLLDADRTSGVILTENLAMYPAASVSGLYFSHPESRYFGLGKIGEDQVADIAQRKGMAKEELERWLSPNLNYEPKPVAQQAV
- the rplU gene encoding 50S ribosomal protein L21: MYAIVEIAGQQTKVESGKFIYANKLSGNEGDAVEFANVLLTDDNGTITVGAPFVDGIKVTGKILGEVRADKVLIFKKKRRKGYKKSRGHRQNYTKVLIESIG
- a CDS encoding GNAT family N-acetyltransferase; this translates as MLQFKIRALAPDEPPPMQLLLLADPSEEIIFSYLHQSHTFVAEHATEIVGALVFQLQDNSTAEIMNVAVEEDWQGKGIGRQLVAYAIDLARQQSIKRLFVCTGNSTLPALALYKRCGFTIESIDKGYFLRNYPQPIFENGLQCTDRVKLRLEL
- the rpmA gene encoding 50S ribosomal protein L27; translated protein: MAHKKGAGSSNNGRESHSKRLGVKIYGGQDIIAGNIIVRQRGTSHHPGKNVGIGRDHTLFALVDGVVEFRKSVKNRSYVSVVPKVEAEA
- a CDS encoding ribonucleoside-diphosphate reductase small subunit, with the protein product MEPILQENPNRFVLFPIQHDEVWQMYKKAEASFWTAEEIDLGQDLKDWENLNDGERHFISHVLAFFAASDGIVNENLAVNFMNEVQIPEARCFYGFQIMMENIHAETYSLLIDTYVKKQSEKDFLFNALETVPAVKKKGEWALRWIESENFTERLIAFAAVEGIFFSGSFCSIFWMKKRGLMPGLTFSNELISRDEGLHCDFACLLYRMLVNKLPEERVHEIIKDAVTIEQEFVTDALPVDLIGMNAKLMSQYIEFVADRLLGELGYKKIYGSTNPFDFMEMISLQGKTNFFEKRVGEYQKAGVLGDKDKKMFSLDEDF